The Pseudomonas cucumis sequence CACCAACGCCAGCCAGTATTTGCTGGTGAAACTGCTGATCGGTAAACGCAACCAATTCACCGTGGTGGGCGACGACGACCAGTCGATCTACGCCTGGCGCGGCGCCCGTCCGGAAAACCTGATGCTGCTCAAGGACGATTACCCGTCCCTGAAAGTGGTCATGCTCGAGCAGAACTACCGCTCCACCAGCCGCATTCTGCGTTGCGCCAACGTGCTGATCGCCAACAATCCGCACGAGTTCGAAAAGCAACTGTGGAGTGAGATGGGCCACGGCGACGAAATCCGTGTGATCCGTTGCCGCAACGAAGACGCCGAAGCCGAGCGCGTGGCCGTGGAACTGCTGACCCTGCACCTGCGCACGGATCGGCCATACAGCGATTTTGCGATCCTGTATCGCGGCAACTATCAAGCCAAGCTGATCGAGCTGAAGCTGCAGCACCACCAGATTCCGTATCGCCTGTCCGGCGGCAACAGCTTTTTCGGACGTCAGGAAGTGAAAGACCTGATGGCCTACTTCCGATTGATCGTGAACCCGGACGACGACAACGCCTTCCTGCGGGTGATCAACGTCCCACGCCGGGAGATCGGTTCGACCACGCTGGAGAAGCTGGGCAACTACGCCACCGAGCGAAAAATCTCGATGTACGCCGCCACCGACGAAATCGGTCTGGGCGAGCATCTGGACACGCGCTTCACCGATCGCCTGTCGCGCTTCAAGCGTTTCATGGACAAGGTCCGCGAGCAGTGCGCCGGCGAAGACCCGATCTCCGCCCTGCGCAGCATGGTCATGGACATCGACTACGAGAACTGGTTGCGCACCAACAGCTCCAGCGACAAGGCCGCCGATTACCGCATGGGTAACGTCTGGTTCCTGATCGAGGCGTTGAAGAACACCCTGGAGAAAGACGAAGAAGGCGAGATGACCGTCGAAGACGCCATCGGCAAACTCGTTCTGCGCGATATGCTGGAACGTCAGCAGGAAGAGGAAGACGGTGCCGAAGGCGTGCAGATGATGACCTTGCACGCCTCCAAGGGTCTGGAATTTCCGTACGTGTTCATCATGGGCATGGAGGAGGAAATTCTCCCGCACCGCTCCAGCATCGAAGCCGACACCATCGAAGAGGAACGTCGCCTGGCCTACGTCGGGATTACCCGAGCGCGTCAGACGTTGGCGTTCACCTTCGCCGCCAA is a genomic window containing:
- the rep gene encoding DNA helicase Rep, whose amino-acid sequence is MSRLNPRQQEAVSYVGGPLLVLAGAGSGKTSVITRKIAHLIQSCGIRAQYIVAMTFTNKAAREMKERVGTLLKGGEGRGLTVCTFHNLGLNIIRKEHVRLGYKPGFSIFDETDVKALMTDIMQKEYSGDDGVDEIKNMIGSWKNDLILPPEALENARNPKEQTAAIVYTHYQRTLKAFNAVDFDDLILLPVKLFQEHDDILEKWQNKVRYLLVDEYQDTNASQYLLVKLLIGKRNQFTVVGDDDQSIYAWRGARPENLMLLKDDYPSLKVVMLEQNYRSTSRILRCANVLIANNPHEFEKQLWSEMGHGDEIRVIRCRNEDAEAERVAVELLTLHLRTDRPYSDFAILYRGNYQAKLIELKLQHHQIPYRLSGGNSFFGRQEVKDLMAYFRLIVNPDDDNAFLRVINVPRREIGSTTLEKLGNYATERKISMYAATDEIGLGEHLDTRFTDRLSRFKRFMDKVREQCAGEDPISALRSMVMDIDYENWLRTNSSSDKAADYRMGNVWFLIEALKNTLEKDEEGEMTVEDAIGKLVLRDMLERQQEEEDGAEGVQMMTLHASKGLEFPYVFIMGMEEEILPHRSSIEADTIEEERRLAYVGITRARQTLAFTFAAKRKQYGEIIDCAPSRFLDELPPDDLAWEGNDDTPTEVKAVRGNTALADIRAMLKR